In the Helicoverpa armigera isolate CAAS_96S chromosome 28, ASM3070526v1, whole genome shotgun sequence genome, one interval contains:
- the LOC110376747 gene encoding uncharacterized protein LOC110376747 has protein sequence MGIFRKGKKSTKRSNIFQPATLGQAPSLIYLWRQTSRAARASDTRVSSNYSREVISRQNLVIRNNPNIVFSKFCVIMPRTYLKKKNKSYSPQDLASAIQQVRNGELTAYAAAQKYKIPMTTLHDHVKTKDTRQNAGRPIVLPLEDEKKLASTIIVMEKWGFGLSRSEILEIVAEYVRVNNIQTPFKNNTPGPDWFINFRKRRGLSIKKAQPVEYVRRKMTDPFVISEYFDLLKKTLHDLNLVENPNSIWNLDETSLCLDPTKTKVVGQKNKPCARTTYGSGKENITVLAGASASGRKLPPLIVFKGKFVWDQWMADLNDSDYDFELTYAASAKGWMETDIFHNYFEKVLIPSLGEERPALIIYDGHSTHVDARVVELAVRNNVTILKLPPHTSHLLQPLDISVFKSFKAIWDAKLVEWQRRNVGTKMPKNAQTMADTWQQTNPEVIKSGFKKAGIYPFNAHVIPIDKYDPDAYQRYKKTLLARTLKQPKSLKKICIESFNNQFAAVNETIEITGNNYVALLSAQSRNNSQMIPFEARHPSQVPACLQNSKPTKSKINIISNIVIKEASQVPLQNPFQLDPSVSFEELLLRKIQQDKKNSAPTKKKRVTKGAEVITAAIGKKILEEVKETKSNKIATKTSKANDKRKRKRDPSSDTTSISDIISNHSDSDIIDCNDFEDLMEDCDDNFNFHQEETSLQKSRKDRKCVMKMKNDKNITNEKALADKSTNNVCSKKGKGVGKKSKGKENQMENEGISYFATGEEDK, from the exons ATGGGTATATTCCGAAAAGGCAAAAAATCTACCAAACGCAGCAATATATTCCAGCCGGCAACATTAGGCCAAGCGCCATCTTTGATTTACTTGTGGCGACAGACGTCGCGAGCCGCTCGCGCTAGCGACACGCGAGTATCGTCAAATTATTCAAGAGAAGTGATTTCGCGCCAAAATTTAGTGATTCGTAATAACCCCAACATCGTTTTCTCGAAATTCTG TGTCATCATGCCtcgtacttatttaaaaaagaaaaataagtcaTACTCTCCTCAAGATCTAGCCTCTGCCATACAGCAGGTAAGAAACGGGGAGCTTACCGCATATGCTGCTGCACAGAAATACAAAATCCCAATGACCACTCTTCATGACCATGTCAAAACTAAAGATACTAGGCAGAATGCAGGTAGACCCATTGTTCTACCTTTAGAAGACGAAAAAAAGTTAGCAAGCACCATCATAGTCATGGAGAAATGGGGATTTGGGCTCTCAAGATCAGAGATTTTGGAGATTGTGGCTGAGTATGTGCGCGTAAACAATATTCAGACACCATTTAAGAATAACACACCTGGACCAGATTGGTTCATTAACTTCAGAAAACGTCGCGGTTTGTCAATAAAAAAAGCACAACCTGTAGAATATGTGCGACGTAAAATGACAGACCCATTCGTGATTTCTGAATATTTTGATTTGCTGAAGAAGACCTTGCATGATTTAAACCTTGTAGAAAATCCAAACTCGATTTGGAACTTGGACGAGACGTCATTGTGTCTGGATCCGACCAAAACAAAAGTGGTCGGACAAAAAAATAAGCCATGTGCGAGGACCACCTATGGAAGTGGAAAAGAAAACATCACTGTGTTAGCAGGAGCGAGTGCCAGTGGTAGAAAGTTGCctcctttaatagtttttaaaggaaaatttgTTTGGGACCAATGGATGGCTGATCTTAACGATAGTGATTACGATTTTGAATTAACATATGCTGCAAGTGCTAAAGGGTGGATGGAAACAgacatttttcataattatttcgaAAAAGTACTCATCCCAAGTCTCGGCGAAGAGCGACCAGCCCTTATAATTTACGACGGGCATTCAACTCACGTCGATGCCAGGGTTGTGGAGCTAGCGGTCCGAAATAATGTAACTATCCTCAAATTACCCCCACATACATCACATTTATTGCAACCGCTTGATATATCtgtatttaaatcattcaaagcaATATGGGATGCAAAACTGGTAGAGTGGCAGAGAAGAAACGTTGGTACGAAAATGCCAAAAAACGCACAAACTATGGCAGATACTTGGCAACAAACGAACCCCGAAGTTATAAAGAGTGGATTTAAAAAGGCTGGAATATACCCTTTTAATGCACATGTCATACCTATTGACAAATATGATCCAGACGCGTACCAAAGATACAAGAAAACTTTGCTTGCCCGCACACTCAAACAGCCAAAGTCactcaaaaaaatatgcattgaaTCATTCAACAATCAGTTTGCAGCAGTCAATGAAACGATTGAAATAACAGGCAATAATTACGTTGCCTTGCTATCTGCACAATCAAGAAATAATTCCCAAATGATACCTTTTGAAGCCAGACACCCGAGCCAAGTACCAGCATGTTTGCAGAATTCGAAGCCAACaaaatccaaaataaatataatatcaaacaTAGTCATAAAGGAAGCATCGCAAGTACCACTTCAAAACCCATTTCAACTCGATCCATCAGTCTCATTTGAAGAATTATTGCTGAGGAAAATTCAGCAGGATAAAAAGAATAGTgctccaacaaaaaaaaaacgtgttacAAAAGGTGCGGAAGTGATAACTGCAGCCATAGGAAAGAAAATTCTAGAAGAAGTGAAAGAAACGAAAAGTAACAAAATTGCAACTAAAACCAGTAAAGCGAATGATAAACGAAAACGTAAACGGGACCCTTCCTCTGATACCACAAGTATATCCGATATTATCAGCAATCATAGCGATTCTGATATTATTGATTGTAACGATTTTGAAGACTTGATGGAAGACTGCGatgacaattttaattttcaccAGGAGGAGACAAGTTTACAGAAATCAAGAAAAGATAGGAAGTGTGTTATGAAGATGAAAAACGATAAAAACATAACCAATGAAAAGGCACTCGCTGACAAAAGTACAAATAATGTATGTTCTAAGAAAGGCAAAGGTGTTGGGAAGAAAAGCAAAGGTAAAGAAAATCAGATGGAAAATGAAGGAATCAGTTATTTTGCAACAGGTGAAGAAGACAAATGA